In a genomic window of Curtobacterium flaccumfaciens pv. betae:
- a CDS encoding aldose 1-epimerase family protein, giving the protein MTAAPTGGQYRLHHAGPDGVVEAVVTEVAAGIRELRVAGFDITEPFPVTEQPPGANGIVLAPWPNRVAGGVWELDGKRQQLEVSEPKYGNASHGLLRFAPYRVVSQTETSIQQEATIHPQHGWPFTLETRVLHELVDDGIRVTHEVTNRSGVRAPFAIGAHPYLRAGDTPADDLVVTLDAATAFTVDEQKVPNGSVPVEGTPYDLRQGRRAGDSDLDTAYKDVTPDAEGIRRTTMHGPEGDGVELWQDASFPYVQVFTSREYPRGDGKGLAVAVEPMTAPANALNSGEGLRWLEPDETWTGSWGIRRVWS; this is encoded by the coding sequence ATGACCGCAGCACCCACGGGTGGCCAGTACCGCCTCCACCACGCCGGGCCCGACGGGGTCGTCGAAGCCGTGGTCACCGAGGTCGCCGCGGGCATCCGCGAACTCCGCGTCGCCGGCTTCGACATCACCGAGCCGTTCCCCGTGACCGAGCAGCCGCCGGGGGCGAACGGGATCGTCCTGGCACCCTGGCCGAACCGTGTCGCCGGTGGCGTGTGGGAGCTCGACGGCAAGCGGCAGCAACTCGAAGTCTCGGAGCCGAAGTACGGCAACGCGTCGCACGGACTGCTCCGGTTCGCCCCGTACCGGGTGGTCTCGCAGACCGAGACGTCGATCCAGCAAGAGGCGACGATCCACCCGCAGCACGGGTGGCCCTTCACCCTCGAGACGCGCGTGCTGCACGAACTCGTCGACGACGGCATCCGCGTCACGCACGAGGTCACGAACCGTTCGGGCGTCCGTGCACCCTTCGCGATCGGTGCGCACCCGTACCTGCGCGCCGGTGACACCCCCGCCGACGACCTGGTCGTCACGCTCGACGCCGCGACCGCATTCACCGTCGACGAGCAGAAGGTGCCGAACGGTTCGGTGCCGGTCGAGGGCACGCCCTACGACCTGCGCCAGGGGCGGCGGGCCGGGGACTCGGACCTCGACACCGCGTACAAGGACGTCACCCCGGACGCCGAGGGGATCCGCCGGACGACGATGCACGGGCCCGAGGGCGACGGGGTCGAGCTCTGGCAGGACGCCTCGTTCCCCTACGTGCAGGTCTTCACGTCGCGCGAGTACCCGCGTGGCGACGGGAAGGGCCTGGCGGTCGCGGTCGAACCGATGACGGCACCCGCCAACGCCCTGAACTCGGGCGAGGGCCTGCGCTGGCTCGAGCCGGACGAGACCTGGACCGGTTCGTGGGGGATCCGCCGCGTCTGGTCCTGA
- a CDS encoding DeoR/GlpR family DNA-binding transcription regulator: MTDADLSFLAGALPAPLRQDRIVAIVDGAPGMVRTAALAASLGTSEVTVRQDLAVLDQEARIRRVHGGAVRLGAGSTERPFEETAVEHQVAKAAIGRAAAALVRPGECVVLDVGTTPAAVAEALVARTELTGVTVVTNSLTTALALERAVPRFTVIVTGGTLRPLQHSLVAPFNGAVLPMIAADLVFLGGTGLDVDHGLTNVNLPETEAKRMLAGTARRTVVVADGSKFGRAHIGVVRALEDIDVVVTAEADAAAVATIRAAGAQVIVADGEQHTEPAGRKNTP, translated from the coding sequence ATGACGGACGCCGACCTCTCCTTCCTCGCCGGCGCGCTGCCCGCGCCCCTGCGGCAGGACCGCATCGTCGCGATCGTCGACGGCGCCCCGGGCATGGTCCGGACGGCCGCGTTGGCCGCGTCCCTCGGCACCAGCGAGGTGACGGTCCGCCAGGACCTCGCCGTCCTCGACCAGGAGGCGCGGATCCGCCGGGTGCACGGGGGTGCGGTCCGCCTCGGGGCCGGGTCCACCGAGCGCCCCTTCGAGGAGACCGCCGTCGAGCACCAGGTGGCCAAGGCGGCCATCGGCCGTGCGGCGGCGGCGCTGGTGCGCCCGGGGGAGTGCGTCGTCCTCGACGTCGGCACCACGCCCGCCGCCGTCGCCGAGGCGCTCGTGGCGCGCACCGAACTCACCGGCGTCACCGTCGTCACGAACTCCCTCACCACGGCGCTCGCGCTCGAGCGAGCCGTCCCGCGCTTCACCGTGATCGTGACCGGCGGCACCCTCCGGCCCCTGCAGCACTCACTCGTCGCGCCCTTCAACGGTGCGGTCCTGCCGATGATCGCCGCCGACCTCGTGTTCCTCGGTGGCACCGGCCTCGACGTCGACCACGGCCTGACGAACGTGAACCTGCCCGAGACCGAGGCCAAGCGGATGCTCGCGGGGACGGCCCGGCGTACCGTCGTGGTCGCGGACGGGTCGAAGTTCGGCCGAGCCCACATCGGGGTCGTCCGCGCGCTCGAGGACATCGACGTCGTCGTCACCGCCGAGGCCGACGCCGCCGCGGTCGCCACGATCCGGGCGGCCGGGGCCCAGGTGATCGTCGCCGACGGCGAGCAGCACACCGAACCAGCCGGAAGGAAGAACACCCCATGA
- the galT gene encoding galactose-1-phosphate uridylyltransferase: protein MITKRVTKLADGRDLFYFDDADSTLPAERSIDERVLDPRPETARMRQDVLTGEWVSIAASRQNRVFLPPADQDPLAPQSPANPSEIPSRYDVAVFENRSPSFGPLLEADDAPESLESLSDVGLNRQLRSVGRCEVVCFSPETSGSFASISESRARTVVEAWADRTAALSAMPGIQQVFPFENRGEAIGVTLHHPHGQIYSYPYITPRTQRLLASIERFGPDLFEQHLANERGSERVVLAGEHFTAFVPFAARWPIEIHMLPHRHVPDFAGLTDAEKDELAHMHLRLTRGLDALYGDPTPYIAAWHQAPVHTARDTVRLMLQITSPRRAADKLKFLAGSEAAMGAWIGDLVPEKAAEFIRQGVERA, encoded by the coding sequence GTGATCACCAAGCGCGTGACGAAGCTCGCGGACGGCCGCGACCTCTTCTACTTCGACGACGCCGACTCGACGCTGCCCGCAGAACGCAGCATCGACGAGCGCGTGCTCGACCCGCGGCCCGAGACGGCGCGGATGCGGCAGGACGTCCTGACGGGCGAGTGGGTGTCGATCGCGGCGTCCCGGCAGAACCGGGTGTTCCTGCCGCCGGCCGACCAGGACCCGCTCGCGCCCCAGAGCCCGGCCAACCCGTCCGAGATCCCGAGCCGCTACGACGTCGCCGTGTTCGAGAACCGCTCGCCGTCGTTCGGCCCGCTGCTCGAAGCCGACGACGCTCCCGAGTCGCTCGAGTCCCTGAGCGACGTCGGCCTGAACCGCCAGCTCCGCTCGGTCGGCCGGTGCGAGGTCGTGTGCTTCTCGCCCGAGACCTCCGGGTCCTTCGCCTCCATCTCCGAGTCGCGTGCCCGCACCGTCGTCGAAGCCTGGGCCGACCGCACCGCCGCACTCTCCGCGATGCCGGGCATCCAGCAGGTGTTCCCCTTCGAGAACCGGGGCGAGGCGATCGGCGTCACGCTGCACCACCCGCACGGACAGATCTACTCGTACCCGTACATCACCCCGCGCACCCAGCGACTGCTCGCGAGCATCGAACGGTTCGGCCCGGACCTGTTCGAGCAGCACCTGGCGAACGAGCGGGGTTCCGAGCGGGTCGTCCTCGCCGGCGAGCACTTCACCGCCTTCGTCCCGTTCGCCGCGCGCTGGCCCATCGAGATCCACATGCTGCCGCACCGTCACGTCCCCGACTTCGCCGGCCTGACCGACGCCGAGAAGGACGAGCTGGCGCACATGCACCTCCGGCTCACCCGTGGGCTCGACGCGCTCTACGGCGACCCGACGCCGTACATCGCCGCGTGGCACCAGGCACCGGTGCACACCGCCCGCGACACCGTGCGGCTGATGCTGCAGATCACCTCGCCGCGACGTGCGGCGGACAAGTTGAAGTTCCTGGCCGGCAGCGAAGCCGCCATGGGCGCCTGGATCGGGGACCTCGTGCCCGAGAAGGCGGCCGAGTTCATCCGACAGGGAGTCGAGCGCGCATGA
- the galK gene encoding galactokinase, translated as MTFQQVYGYEPTVRYSAPGRVNLIGEHTDYNDGYVLPFAIDRRTTASIAQRDDRTIRVASAFDATSEPVALSLDDLSPEAMSGWSAYVLGIAWALREQAGADLGDKTGFDVFIESDVPVGAGLSSSAAIECGVALAFNDLWELGLDRKTLARVGQYSENHAVGAPTGIMDQSASLLGEQDAVVFLDCRTLDTAVVDLALEANGLEVLVIDTRVEHAHATGGYAARRASCEKGARVLGVEALRDVSVEDLPRAQELLDDETFRRVRHIVTEDQRVLDTVRTLREQGPRAIGSLLVASHESMRDDFEISVPELDLAVATAVEHGAVGARMTGGGFGGAAIALVDQESRGVITAAVTAAFADAGYREPNVFTVHAAQGARRD; from the coding sequence ATGACGTTCCAGCAGGTCTACGGGTACGAGCCGACGGTGCGGTACTCCGCCCCGGGTCGCGTCAACCTGATCGGTGAGCACACCGACTACAACGACGGTTACGTGCTGCCCTTCGCGATCGACCGTCGCACCACCGCCTCCATCGCGCAGCGCGACGACCGGACGATCCGCGTCGCCTCCGCCTTCGACGCCACGAGCGAGCCGGTGGCGCTGTCCCTCGACGACCTGTCGCCCGAGGCCATGAGCGGCTGGTCGGCCTACGTCCTCGGCATCGCCTGGGCCCTGCGCGAGCAGGCCGGTGCCGATCTGGGCGACAAGACCGGGTTCGACGTCTTCATCGAGTCCGACGTCCCGGTCGGCGCCGGCCTGTCGTCCAGCGCGGCGATCGAGTGCGGTGTCGCGCTGGCGTTCAACGACCTGTGGGAACTCGGCCTCGACCGGAAGACCCTGGCGCGCGTCGGGCAGTACTCGGAGAACCACGCCGTCGGTGCCCCCACCGGGATCATGGACCAGTCCGCCTCGCTGCTCGGCGAGCAGGACGCCGTCGTGTTCCTCGACTGCCGCACGCTCGACACCGCCGTCGTCGACCTGGCGCTCGAGGCGAACGGGCTCGAGGTCCTGGTCATCGACACCCGCGTCGAGCACGCCCACGCGACCGGTGGCTACGCGGCTCGTCGGGCCTCGTGCGAGAAGGGTGCGCGGGTGCTCGGTGTCGAAGCGCTGCGTGACGTCAGCGTCGAGGACCTCCCTCGTGCGCAGGAGCTCCTGGACGACGAGACCTTCCGCCGCGTTCGGCACATCGTGACCGAGGACCAGCGCGTCCTCGACACCGTCCGCACGCTGCGCGAACAGGGCCCCCGGGCGATCGGTTCCCTGCTCGTCGCGTCGCACGAGTCGATGCGCGACGACTTCGAGATCTCCGTGCCGGAGCTCGACCTGGCCGTCGCCACGGCGGTCGAGCACGGTGCCGTCGGCGCCCGCATGACCGGGGGTGGGTTCGGCGGCGCGGCGATCGCCCTGGTCGACCAGGAGTCGCGCGGTGTGATCACCGCCGCCGTCACCGCTGCCTTCGCCGACGCCGGGTACCGCGAGCCGAACGTGTTCACGGTGCACGCCGCGCAGGGCGCCCGGCGCGACTGA
- a CDS encoding tetrahydrofolate dehydrogenase/cyclohydrolase catalytic domain-containing protein, which yields MSGSVSAALPRELWAGEGSAVRIDGTALAARTLDELRGRIDRLHEHGIRPGLGTIMVGSNPGSMSYVAGKHRDSASIGLDSHRIDLPETASAADIRAAILQMNDDPRVTAFIVQLPLPQGIDPTPMLELMDPAKDADGLHPTNLGELVLAVPGGAGTIDAPLPCTPRGIVAMLDAYEIPIRGAHVTIIGQGLTVGRPLGLLLTRLEATATLTHSLTADVAAECRRADIIVAAAGVAGLVKPDWVQPGAAVIDVGITRVVNEETGKAKLHGDVDPAVASVAGFLSPTPGGVGPMTRAMLMKNVVEAAERQLS from the coding sequence GTGAGCGGTTCGGTCAGCGCGGCGCTCCCGCGCGAGCTCTGGGCCGGTGAGGGCAGTGCCGTCCGCATCGACGGCACGGCCCTCGCCGCCCGGACGCTCGACGAACTCCGGGGCCGGATCGACCGCCTGCACGAGCACGGCATCCGTCCGGGCCTCGGCACGATCATGGTCGGTTCGAACCCCGGCTCGATGTCCTACGTCGCGGGCAAGCACCGCGACTCGGCGTCGATCGGGCTCGACTCGCACCGCATCGACCTGCCCGAGACGGCGTCCGCTGCCGACATCCGGGCCGCGATCCTGCAGATGAACGACGACCCCCGGGTCACCGCGTTCATCGTGCAGCTCCCGCTGCCGCAGGGCATCGACCCGACGCCGATGCTCGAGCTGATGGACCCGGCGAAGGACGCCGACGGCCTGCACCCGACGAACCTCGGCGAGCTGGTGCTCGCCGTGCCCGGTGGTGCCGGCACGATCGACGCACCGCTGCCGTGCACCCCTCGGGGCATCGTCGCGATGCTCGACGCGTACGAGATCCCCATCCGTGGTGCGCACGTGACGATCATCGGGCAGGGGCTGACCGTCGGACGGCCGCTCGGCCTGCTGCTCACGCGGCTCGAGGCGACCGCGACCCTGACGCACTCGCTGACCGCGGACGTCGCCGCGGAGTGCCGTCGTGCCGACATCATCGTCGCCGCGGCCGGGGTCGCCGGGCTCGTCAAGCCCGACTGGGTGCAGCCCGGTGCCGCCGTCATCGACGTGGGGATCACCCGCGTCGTCAACGAGGAGACCGGCAAGGCGAAGCTGCACGGCGACGTCGACCCCGCGGTCGCATCGGTCGCGGGCTTCCTGTCGCCGACTCCCGGTGGCGTCGGGCCGATGACCCGCGCCATGCTCATGAAGAACGTCGTCGAGGCCGCCGAGCGCCAGCTGTCGTAG
- the glyA gene encoding serine hydroxymethyltransferase: MAEQAAARAAFNAPLTEVDPEIAAVLQQELGRQRDTLEMIASENFVPRAVLESQGSVLTNKYAEGYPGKRYYGGCEYVDVAEQLAIDRAKALFGAEYANVQPHSGATANAAVLHAIASAGDTILGLELAHGGHLTHGMKLNFSGRIYNAVAYGVDPETFEVDYDDIRAKAIEHQPKVLIAGWSAYPRQLDFAKFREIADEVGAKLWVDMAHFAGLVAAGLHPSPVPHAHVVSSTVHKTLGGPRSGIILSNDETLFKKLNSAVFPGQQGGPLMHVIAAKATAFLLAGTPEFKDRQERTIRGAQALAARLTADDAKAAGIDVLTGGTDVHLVLVDLRASEVDGKQAEDLLHEVGITVNRNSVPFDPRPPMVTSGVRIGTSALATRGFGDAEFTEVADIIALTLMPNPDVAALSARVKVLTDAFPLYA, from the coding sequence GTGGCCGAGCAGGCCGCCGCCCGCGCCGCGTTCAACGCCCCGCTCACCGAGGTCGACCCCGAGATCGCCGCCGTCCTGCAGCAGGAGCTCGGCCGCCAGCGCGACACCCTCGAGATGATCGCGTCCGAGAACTTCGTGCCGCGCGCCGTGCTCGAGTCGCAGGGCTCCGTGCTCACCAACAAGTACGCCGAGGGCTACCCGGGCAAGCGCTACTACGGCGGCTGCGAGTACGTCGACGTCGCCGAGCAGCTCGCCATCGACCGTGCCAAGGCGCTCTTCGGTGCCGAGTACGCGAACGTGCAGCCGCACTCCGGCGCGACGGCGAACGCCGCTGTCCTGCACGCCATCGCCTCGGCCGGCGACACCATCCTCGGCCTCGAGCTCGCGCACGGCGGGCACCTGACCCACGGCATGAAGCTCAACTTCTCCGGCCGCATCTACAACGCCGTGGCGTACGGCGTCGACCCCGAGACGTTCGAGGTCGACTACGACGACATCCGCGCGAAGGCCATCGAGCACCAGCCGAAGGTCCTGATCGCCGGTTGGTCCGCCTACCCGCGCCAGCTCGACTTCGCGAAGTTCCGCGAGATCGCGGACGAGGTCGGCGCGAAGCTCTGGGTCGACATGGCGCACTTCGCCGGCCTCGTCGCCGCCGGTCTGCACCCGTCCCCGGTCCCGCACGCCCACGTCGTCTCGTCGACGGTCCACAAGACCCTGGGCGGCCCCCGCTCGGGCATCATCCTGTCGAACGACGAGACCCTGTTCAAGAAGCTCAACTCCGCGGTCTTCCCGGGCCAGCAGGGCGGCCCGCTCATGCACGTGATCGCCGCGAAGGCCACCGCGTTCCTGCTCGCCGGCACCCCGGAGTTCAAGGACCGTCAGGAGCGCACGATCCGTGGCGCCCAGGCCCTCGCCGCCCGCCTGACCGCTGACGACGCCAAGGCCGCGGGCATCGACGTGCTCACCGGCGGCACCGACGTGCACCTGGTGCTCGTCGACCTGCGCGCGTCCGAGGTCGACGGCAAGCAGGCCGAAGACCTGCTGCACGAGGTCGGCATCACCGTGAACCGCAACTCCGTGCCGTTCGACCCGCGCCCGCCGATGGTCACCTCGGGTGTCCGCATCGGCACCTCGGCGCTGGCGACCCGCGGCTTCGGCGACGCCGAGTTCACCGAGGTGGCCGACATCATCGCGCTGACCCTCATGCCGAACCCGGACGTCGCAGCGCTCTCGGCCCGCGTGAAGGTCCTGACCGACGCGTTCCCGCTCTACGCGTGA
- the clpS gene encoding ATP-dependent Clp protease adapter ClpS, with product MTLLSPDVDERTTTDERTSARSDTPWVTVVWDDPVNLMSYVTYVFQRHFGFSREQAERLMHQVNDDGRAIVASGPRESMEAHVQSMHGYGLQATVDKAPEA from the coding sequence ATGACGCTGCTCTCGCCCGACGTGGACGAACGGACCACCACGGACGAACGGACCAGTGCGCGGTCGGACACCCCGTGGGTCACGGTGGTGTGGGACGACCCGGTGAACCTGATGTCGTACGTCACCTACGTCTTCCAGCGGCACTTCGGGTTCTCGCGCGAGCAGGCCGAGCGACTCATGCACCAGGTGAACGACGACGGACGGGCGATCGTGGCGTCGGGCCCGCGCGAATCGATGGAGGCCCACGTGCAGTCCATGCACGGCTACGGGCTGCAGGCGACCGTCGACAAGGCCCCCGAAGCGTGA
- a CDS encoding DUF2017 family protein, with protein sequence MIPFVRRADGVHLGLSSGERDLLVSLTEQLRQVLDGDLSTDPISERMFPDAYPGDDEASAEFRKYTQSDLLTQKTTNASIVHDWLTGTRDGSLDAEDEQAWLRTLTDLRLTIADRLGIEDADDEERSVEADAGVGLRDVYDWLGYVQEHLVVTLTSR encoded by the coding sequence GTGATCCCGTTCGTCCGCCGCGCCGACGGCGTCCACCTCGGCCTGTCCTCCGGCGAGCGCGACCTGCTCGTCTCGCTCACCGAACAACTGCGGCAGGTGCTCGACGGCGACCTGTCCACCGATCCGATCAGCGAGCGGATGTTCCCGGACGCCTACCCCGGTGATGACGAGGCGAGCGCGGAGTTCCGGAAGTACACGCAGTCCGACCTGCTCACGCAGAAGACGACGAACGCCTCGATCGTGCACGACTGGCTGACGGGCACCCGCGACGGTTCGCTCGACGCCGAGGACGAGCAGGCGTGGCTCCGCACCCTCACCGACCTGCGGCTGACGATCGCCGACCGGCTGGGCATCGAGGACGCCGACGACGAGGAGCGCTCCGTCGAGGCCGACGCGGGCGTCGGCCTGCGCGACGTCTACGACTGGCTCGGCTACGTGCAGGAGCACCTGGTCGTGACGCTCACGTCGCGCTGA
- a CDS encoding NAD(P)H-binding protein, with protein MGEIVAVTGVTGDVGGKTAELLRTAGVTVRAVVRRPEQVDALRARGIDGRLADLDDEDALTAALDGVDRFFLVTPVSQRQREQGTTGVRAAQRAGVGRIVQLSGGDAAEHSPMSWASAAWHIDRMVRESGLAWTILHPSSFMTNVQPSAPAIRRGWFPHTTGRGVIGWIDTEDIARTAARVLTEDGHDGTEPVLTGPDLLDARGVAAALTAGLGRPVRALHLPSRVYAGVLRLSGVPAWQAEGLRQQFGRVVRRGLDGVDVMSDDVLRITGSAPRSLTDWARAHRDDLLG; from the coding sequence ATGGGCGAGATCGTGGCGGTCACCGGCGTGACCGGGGACGTCGGGGGCAAGACGGCGGAGCTGCTGCGGACGGCAGGGGTGACGGTGCGAGCCGTGGTCCGACGACCCGAGCAGGTCGACGCGCTCCGGGCGCGGGGCATCGACGGCCGCCTGGCCGACCTGGACGACGAGGACGCGCTCACCGCGGCGCTCGACGGGGTCGACCGGTTCTTCCTCGTGACGCCGGTCAGCCAGCGGCAGCGCGAGCAGGGCACCACCGGGGTCCGTGCGGCGCAGCGGGCCGGGGTCGGCCGGATCGTGCAGCTGTCGGGCGGGGACGCCGCCGAGCACTCCCCGATGTCGTGGGCGAGCGCCGCCTGGCACATCGACCGGATGGTGCGCGAGAGCGGGCTGGCGTGGACGATCCTGCACCCCTCGTCGTTCATGACGAACGTGCAGCCCTCGGCGCCCGCGATCCGACGGGGGTGGTTCCCGCACACCACGGGCCGCGGGGTGATCGGCTGGATCGACACCGAGGACATCGCCCGGACCGCCGCCCGGGTGCTGACGGAGGACGGCCACGACGGCACCGAACCGGTGCTCACCGGGCCGGACCTGCTCGACGCGCGGGGTGTCGCCGCCGCGCTCACAGCCGGGCTCGGCCGACCCGTGCGCGCCCTGCACCTGCCGAGCCGGGTCTACGCCGGTGTGCTCCGCCTGAGCGGGGTGCCCGCCTGGCAGGCCGAGGGGCTCCGGCAGCAGTTCGGCCGGGTCGTCCGACGCGGCCTCGACGGCGTCGACGTGATGAGTGACGACGTCCTGCGCATCACCGGCTCCGCACCCCGGAGCCTGACCGACTGGGCGCGAGCCCACCGCGACGACCTGCTGGGGTGA
- a CDS encoding MarR family winged helix-turn-helix transcriptional regulator: protein MPQELPAPRDDVDGIVAWTVIRAARTLSRRLAAELAPLGLTPVEFGALIQLAAAGELSQADLARAVGVRPQSMTTLVGGLSTRGLVERGAAPGRGRASRMRLTDQGEALLARAHPIVRASNAWFGDGAEPISATLLPLLEPDAGDDGPAVP, encoded by the coding sequence GTGCCCCAGGAACTCCCAGCCCCGCGTGACGACGTCGACGGCATCGTGGCCTGGACGGTGATCCGGGCCGCACGGACGCTCTCCCGCCGACTCGCGGCCGAGCTGGCGCCGCTCGGGTTGACACCCGTCGAGTTCGGGGCGCTCATCCAGCTCGCAGCGGCCGGCGAGCTCAGCCAGGCCGACCTGGCGCGGGCGGTCGGCGTCCGACCGCAGAGCATGACGACGCTCGTCGGGGGGCTCTCGACGCGGGGACTCGTGGAGCGGGGTGCTGCACCGGGCCGGGGACGGGCCTCCAGGATGCGACTGACCGACCAGGGCGAGGCGCTGCTGGCACGCGCCCACCCGATCGTCCGGGCGAGCAACGCGTGGTTCGGCGACGGCGCGGAACCGATCTCGGCGACCCTGCTCCCGCTGCTCGAGCCGGACGCGGGCGACGACGGTCCCGCCGTTCCCTGA
- a CDS encoding MarR family winged helix-turn-helix transcriptional regulator translates to MTDAPETDPTDLADAVLTMHGRLRRSLLASKSDDVTASQTAALGRLLRHGPATIADLARAEGVRPQSMGATVQALVDLGLAERQADPTDGRRAIVSATAAGRDARQTAWAARNHELAERLATLPEVDRRVVARAMDLLGPIVDP, encoded by the coding sequence GTGACCGACGCACCGGAGACCGACCCGACCGACCTGGCCGACGCCGTGCTGACGATGCACGGACGACTGCGGCGGTCGTTGCTGGCCTCGAAGTCGGACGACGTCACGGCGTCACAGACCGCCGCCCTCGGACGCCTGCTGCGGCACGGGCCGGCCACCATCGCCGACCTGGCGCGAGCCGAGGGTGTCCGACCGCAGTCGATGGGCGCGACCGTCCAGGCCCTGGTCGACCTCGGTCTGGCCGAGCGGCAGGCCGACCCGACGGACGGCCGGCGGGCGATCGTCAGCGCGACGGCGGCCGGCCGGGACGCGCGCCAGACCGCCTGGGCCGCGCGGAACCACGAGCTCGCCGAGCGGCTCGCGACCCTGCCCGAGGTGGACCGCCGCGTCGTCGCGCGGGCGATGGACCTGCTCGGGCCGATCGTCGATCCCTGA
- a CDS encoding MFS transporter: MLVGPLLNPINTTMVSVALTPISRDLGIGAAQAIWLVAALYLASAIAQPTMGKLADRFGPKKVFLTGLVIVGIAGVVPEVLTGFGGAVFARVLIGIGTSSAYPAALTTLRQHSARIGKPTPPLVLGALSITSLVSAAAGPPLGGALIAAFGWHAIFLVNVPLAVFGIVVATLWLPSDRLRPRDDADLPVLQALDPLGMVLMTGTVSALLVFLLDLSAGLWWLLAVAVVLLGALVAWELRAVRPFVDVRLLARNGALSRTYGRLFLTYLLAYTMTYGFSQWVQDVAGYPSDVAGYIQLPAAIVAGVASFVVARKTAIRGPLVVAALVPILGGVLLLFLHTGSPVVLLALAPALFGVPQALASVSNQAALYRLVPAEYIGTAAGLSRTAVYIGAIAASSLIGGVFGQAPTTPDLHVLAWVILGVAVLLTVLTLADRRLRDADAPALAPAPAPDATAAAPDAS, translated from the coding sequence GTGCTCGTCGGGCCCCTGCTCAACCCGATCAACACCACGATGGTGTCGGTCGCCCTCACCCCGATCTCCCGCGACCTGGGCATCGGTGCGGCGCAGGCGATCTGGCTCGTCGCGGCCCTGTACCTGGCGAGTGCGATCGCGCAGCCCACGATGGGCAAGCTCGCCGACCGGTTCGGCCCGAAGAAGGTGTTCCTGACCGGGCTCGTCATCGTCGGGATCGCCGGGGTGGTGCCCGAGGTCCTGACCGGGTTCGGCGGCGCCGTGTTCGCCCGGGTGCTCATCGGCATCGGGACGTCGTCGGCGTACCCGGCGGCGCTCACCACGCTCCGGCAGCACTCCGCCCGGATCGGGAAGCCGACGCCGCCGCTCGTGCTCGGGGCGCTGTCGATCACGTCGCTCGTGTCCGCCGCCGCCGGCCCACCGCTCGGCGGGGCGCTCATCGCCGCGTTCGGCTGGCACGCGATCTTCCTGGTGAACGTGCCGCTCGCGGTGTTCGGCATCGTCGTGGCGACGCTCTGGCTGCCGTCCGACCGGCTGCGTCCGCGCGACGACGCCGACCTGCCGGTGCTGCAGGCGCTCGACCCGCTCGGCATGGTGCTGATGACCGGGACCGTCTCGGCGCTGCTCGTCTTCCTGCTCGACCTGTCCGCCGGGCTGTGGTGGCTGCTCGCGGTGGCCGTCGTGTTGCTCGGCGCCCTGGTGGCGTGGGAGCTCCGGGCCGTGCGACCGTTCGTCGACGTGCGGCTGCTCGCCCGGAACGGCGCGTTGTCCCGCACGTACGGCCGCCTGTTCCTGACGTACCTGCTCGCCTACACGATGACGTACGGGTTCTCGCAGTGGGTGCAGGACGTCGCGGGTTACCCGAGCGACGTCGCCGGGTACATCCAGCTGCCGGCCGCGATCGTCGCCGGGGTGGCCTCGTTCGTCGTCGCACGGAAGACCGCGATCCGCGGGCCACTCGTCGTCGCCGCGCTGGTGCCGATCCTCGGCGGTGTACTCCTGCTCTTCCTGCACACCGGGTCGCCCGTCGTCCTGCTCGCCCTGGCCCCGGCGCTGTTCGGGGTGCCGCAGGCCCTGGCGTCGGTGTCGAACCAGGCGGCGCTGTACCGGCTCGTCCCCGCGGAGTACATCGGCACCGCGGCCGGGCTGTCCCGCACCGCGGTGTACATCGGGGCGATCGCGGCGTCCTCGCTGATCGGCGGCGTGTTCGGCCAGGCCCCGACGACGCCGGACCTGCACGTGCTGGCATGGGTGATCCTCGGCGTCGCGGTACTCCTGACCGTGCTGACCCTGGCCGACCGTCGCCTGCGTGACGCCGACGCACCGGCCCTTGCGCCCGCGCCCGCGCCCGACGCCACCGCCGCTGCGCCTGACGCTTCGTGA